tgttaattttttttataccttacctttttttggttttcactTATTCATACATGGATAGAAGTATTTTGAAGAGTATAGGAAAGAAGATATCAAAGAATCAtattccaatatatatatatataaaataaaaattgttagaaGGAGGGAATTTTTGAAAAGTAGGGGTTGGGGTCGACGTCGTGGAGGAAGGACCCATGATGGATGTGTACTTTTTCATTCGGGCAAAGATTGAGTATAGTGTGTGCTTTATGTGcactaacgctctgtttgtttcagtaatgatattttctagcattttctataaaactatatcattttcctatgtttggtaACAATCTTAAATGGGTTAAAAAACAATCTCataacttctcttatttagcttgcCGTGAAATAGAGTTATGTtccacacacacataaaaaaagtggaaaacaatctttaaaaataaatcatactttttatgttgactaaAACAATGGGTCGCATTGGAGGCAGTAGACCCAAGTTAAGTCCTTGGGAGCATAAGGTGTACAAAGTACATATTTACACTCAAGAACCGCGGCTCACAACTAGAGAACTAATCTGCTTCCTGGTTtcattgattgattaatttttaaacaatgaGACCAATATAGAGACGGTTAATGATTGGACCAATAATTCTCCtgagattttaaaaatagagtATGTTGTATCTTAGAATATGATGCAACCAAACATCTTTACTAGTATTACTTGTAAAGACATGTCGTTATTGGTGCTATACAAGTTTCATATAAATTCACTTTTATTCTATACCAATTACAATATAACATAATCAAAACCATAATAAGTCCTGCTTGTGaatatgattttgatttgttcGTGACTTGATGGAAAGAGAGAGTTAGGATTTGAAGGGTAATGTTTATTATACACACCCTATTACACCTATTCTTACACACAAACTTGAAATGCATTGAAATCATGACTTGAAGTCATAATTTCCAAGTTAGAAATTGTGACTTGAAGTCACAATTTCAGTGCATTTCAAGCGTGTAATAGGGTGCGTACTAGTATTTTTCCTTGAAGTAAACACCAAATCCTGGAATAGTAGTCACAAATCATCCTCCTCACCATTCATTGGCATAAAACCATGATGATGTGTAATGTTAGCCGTTAAAACATGTTGGCAATGTACCAAAATGCCACTGCTACATGCTCCTACACAGCAGCACATGAAAACAAACAATATTCTATATTCACGATGCAGAGGGTTCGGCTCCATCATTGAGAGCACAGCAAACAGTTGCTTTATGATGTCCTTGATACGTCTTGATATCTTCACCAGTTGACATGGACCAAAGTCTTGCTGTCGTATCAGAGGAAGCTACATGGATAAGGGATAGAGGTGCCAAATTAAAATGCATCATAATTGAAATCgtaataatgaataaaattcATGACGAGCAGTTTTTCGTATGATTCTAGCAAATGTAGAAGttagaaataataattatatgcCAAGTAACTTGAACCCCAAGGGAGCACAATTGGTTGGAGATCATGCCTAGAAAAGTGGAGGTCACTAATTTGAATCTCCCTTTCCTCTTGGGACCAAAAACTCACAAATCCAAAAAGATAAAACACTCGAATGAAGATCTGTTAAATAAGAGTCTTAGCTTAAACCCTCAAGTGGCAGATACAAATCCTATACCCAGATTCTCTAAAAGACTTCTAGAGTCTATCAATGGTCTAATACTCAAGAGTTTTTAATACTAGTACCTGTTATAAGAAAGGCACCATCTACTGAGAACACACAGTCCCATACCCAACGTTGATGACCTGGGAAGCACATGGAAAAGTAAAATCAATATCACCAGGCTCAATAGAACTATTAGGGTCTATTTGTgacatcaaaacaaataaatcacAAATACCTATTAGAGTTTTCTCCAATGTGAAGCCATCAACATTCCATATCTTGACAGTGTGGTCAGAAGATGCAGTTGCCAGATATCTGGAAAATGTAATGGCAGCAGAAATTAGCTAACATCTAATCGCACCAAGAACACTAGGCAGGAATAAAGActgaatatataaaaatataaatgatgctaaaagaaaagaaaaacaaagacatAATACAAGGAGTTGAACCTGTGTGGCTCACAGAACTCGGGCGAAAGAAGGCATTTGAGAATATATCCCTTGTGTGCTTGCAGCTTATGAAGTGGCTCAAAGTTTGTCATAGTCTGCAAGAAAATCCATTTTATGTAGCATAAGTCAAATACGATTTTGGGTAACATATACAGCTCAACTCAACAAAGCCTTATCATTGGCTTGTCAAGTGCATGAAGGTGCTACCTGGGTCCCTCGCAACAAGCGCCAAACATAACACGTCCCATGATTATTTGCTGCAACTACCAAGCTCCCATCCCACATTACAGTTAGAGATCGTACGGCTGTATCAACCTCTGGCACCTAG
This genomic stretch from Castanea sativa cultivar Marrone di Chiusa Pesio chromosome 9, ASM4071231v1 harbors:
- the LOC142610710 gene encoding target of rapamycin complex subunit LST8-1, which codes for MSQPSVILATASYDHSIRFWEAKSGRCYRTINYQDSHVNRLEITPDKHYLAAAGNPHIRFFDVNSNSPQPVMSYDSHTNNVMAVGFQCDGNWMYSGSEDGTVKIWDLRAPGCQREYESRAAVNTVVLHPNQTELISGDQNGNIRVWDLTANSCSCELVPEVDTAVRSLTVMWDGSLVVAANNHGTCYVWRLLRGTQTMTNFEPLHKLQAHKGYILKCLLSPEFCEPHRYLATASSDHTVKIWNVDGFTLEKTLIGHQRWVWDCVFSVDGAFLITASSDTTARLWSMSTGEDIKTYQGHHKATVCCALNDGAEPSAS